Proteins encoded within one genomic window of Candidatus Hydrogenedens sp.:
- a CDS encoding gfo/Idh/MocA family oxidoreductase: IEVLKHGKHVASAVPASFGSLEDAHALYETVKSTGLNYMLMETSAFRDDCYAMRTLYKAGALGELVYCEGEYYHYMETPLDSYKGWRIGLPPQWYPTHSNAYYICVNGGYFTEVSCMGMPSKVQHLMKENNVYQNSFGTEIALFRTKEGGMARMAVSWDTPGFEGEIGRVRGQKGSVRGVDYEGVEDVSKINIKKPPLPPTVHAGGHGGSHGYLTDEFIRSIIENRRPLIDIAMALNLSVSGFVAHQSALKDGELLKVPLFE, from the coding sequence ATAGAAGTACTGAAACATGGGAAACATGTAGCCTCAGCGGTTCCTGCTTCTTTTGGTTCTCTCGAAGATGCTCATGCCTTGTATGAAACGGTGAAGTCAACAGGGCTTAATTATATGCTGATGGAAACCAGTGCTTTTCGTGATGATTGCTATGCCATGCGGACTTTGTATAAAGCCGGGGCTCTCGGTGAGTTGGTTTATTGTGAAGGAGAGTATTATCACTATATGGAGACTCCTCTGGATTCTTACAAAGGGTGGAGAATAGGTCTTCCACCCCAGTGGTATCCCACCCATTCTAACGCTTACTATATCTGCGTGAATGGAGGATATTTTACGGAAGTTTCATGTATGGGTATGCCCTCGAAAGTTCAGCATTTGATGAAGGAAAACAATGTTTATCAAAATTCCTTCGGGACAGAAATAGCCCTATTCCGCACAAAAGAAGGAGGCATGGCACGCATGGCGGTTAGTTGGGATACCCCGGGATTTGAAGGAGAAATAGGTCGTGTTCGGGGTCAAAAAGGTTCGGTGAGAGGAGTGGACTATGAAGGTGTGGAAGATGTCTCTAAAATCAATATTAAGAAACCACCCTTACCACCGACTGTGCATGCGGGGGGACATGGTGGTTCGCATGGTTATTTAACAGATGAGTTTATCCGTTCCATCATAGAAAATCGGCGTCCACTTATTGATATAGCAATGGCTTTGAATTTATCTGTTTCGGGTTTTGTTGCTCATCAATCCGCTCTCAAAGACGGAGAATTACTTAAAGTCCCCCTATTTGAGTAG
- a CDS encoding MBL fold metallo-hydrolase, with product MSKVLSEILVPIDCHYQVPLRACSFMLIEGNRASFVDNNTVFAVPYILKALEEYKIPMENVDYLIVTHVHLDHAGGTFALLKHCPNAKVIAHPKTAKFLAKPERLIEGARAVYGEPLFTQLFGEIEPVPEDRIQIVADEETLEWGERRLRFMHTLGHATHHICIYDDKTNGVFTGDSFGLGQSDPQSYETQFMVVSTAPADFDPIEAEKTIQRIVSLNPDYVFLPHYGIHRNPAHCSTLLLRSLSAMNVIMQTALDKNIADEELLDWLHPRVVEATREQVIWCGVKDVEAAMNWLGDDPRINAMGLMVAIQKKRTRK from the coding sequence ATGTCAAAAGTTCTTTCTGAAATATTGGTCCCAATTGATTGTCATTATCAGGTACCGTTAAGGGCATGTTCATTTATGTTGATAGAAGGCAATCGAGCAAGTTTTGTAGATAATAATACCGTATTTGCTGTCCCCTATATTTTAAAAGCGTTAGAAGAATATAAGATACCTATGGAAAATGTAGATTATCTAATTGTTACTCATGTTCACCTTGACCATGCGGGGGGTACTTTTGCTTTATTAAAGCATTGTCCGAATGCAAAGGTAATAGCCCATCCCAAAACAGCGAAATTCCTTGCAAAACCCGAACGGTTGATTGAAGGGGCTCGGGCTGTTTATGGTGAGCCATTATTTACACAACTTTTTGGCGAAATTGAACCTGTGCCCGAAGATAGAATACAGATTGTAGCCGATGAGGAAACGCTGGAATGGGGTGAACGCAGATTGCGTTTTATGCACACTTTAGGACACGCAACACATCATATTTGTATATATGATGATAAAACAAATGGCGTTTTCACGGGGGACTCATTCGGGTTGGGACAATCTGACCCGCAATCTTATGAAACACAATTTATGGTTGTAAGCACAGCCCCTGCTGATTTTGACCCAATAGAGGCGGAGAAAACTATACAGCGGATTGTATCGTTGAACCCGGATTATGTGTTTTTACCTCATTACGGTATTCACCGAAATCCAGCCCATTGTTCCACTCTTTTACTTCGTTCTTTATCAGCGATGAATGTGATTATGCAGACAGCCCTTGACAAAAATATAGCGGATGAGGAATTATTGGATTGGTTGCACCCGAGAGTTGTTGAAGCAACAAGGGAACAGGTTATATGGTGTGGTGTAAAGGATGTCGAGGCAGCAATGAATTGGCTGGGCGACGACCCGCGTATTAATGCGATGGGTTTGATGGTTGCTATCCAGAAAAAGCGGACCAGAAAATAA